A region of the Haematobia irritans isolate KBUSLIRL chromosome 5, ASM5000362v1, whole genome shotgun sequence genome:
gtggtcagggtataataagtttgatcgaccaaaaaatgtgcctaccagaaatattgattttagaccccataaaatatataccgatcgactcagaatcacctcctgaatcgatctagcgcttggtgtccgtccgtccgtccgtccgtctgtccatgtaattgttgttcacaggattccggtcgcaattattaaccgattttgatgaaatttggtacagggagttttttgggcacaaggacgaacgctattgaatttggaagaaatcggatcaaatttagatatagctcccatatatatgtatcgcccaatttcgacaaatagggtcacgttgcgcgtttttttcaaaacggatcgtcaccaaatttggcaaaaggtaattttttccatcgcccttcaagtctgcaaaatttcattcaaatcggttcagatttagatatagctctcatatatatgtatcgcccgattttcccaaatttggccacaaaacctttatttatcaaccgatcttactcaaagttggctaaatataatcttctatagcactaactatatgtgcaaaaaatcatcgaaatcggttcagatttagctatagctcccatatatatataccgccgatttttataaatttggctataaaacccttatttatcaaccgatcttacccaaatttggctaaatgtagtcttctgtagcacttactatatgtgcaaaaaatcatcgaaatcggttcagatttagatatagctcccatatatatgtatagcccgattttcccaaatttggccatagaacccttatttattaactgatcttactaaaagttggctagatctagtcctctatagtactaactatatgtgcaaaatttcatcgaaatcggttcacatgtagatatagctcccatatatgtatcacccgattttgaaaaattcgcccctaataaccttatgtttgaccatacaggcctcatttcttaactgatcttactcaaattttgcaccaggtaaccttttgtggtattaatcaaacccgcaaaacattatgcaaattggttcagatttacatatagcttccatatatatgcatcgctcgatgttcccaaatttggccataatactcttatttattaaccaatgttactcaaatttcaaattttgatgtactagccgatcgtacttatacgtacttgtagctcttacataagaatattgctcgatttttacaaattttttacaaatttgtatttattacccacactaatttaacgattttctcttttttaataatgggctcaatattagtggcatactaactccgtaggcgcaatatcaacacagccagtgttgttagaagtaggggaaattccctatatgtagggtttttctaatatttagcgtcttgtagggggccacaatgtaggacattttcactcaacacaatttgtaataatttttacattttggtggctctagaggaggaaattagaagccggcaaggcttgatctttaacaatgtgtggtaaactttattcctgtagagaattttgtcaacattttatttctatagaacattttgtcaaaattgtatttctatagaattttttttcaaaatattatttctataaaaaattttctaaaaattttatttctgtggaattttttctcaaaattttatttctatagaatttattgtcaaaattttatttctatagaaaaatttctcacaaaaatttgtttatagaaactttttccaaaattttatttttatagagatttaacaaaaaaggttactaatttgggtagaattctaccaactgtggcaaccgtggtggtaatacaaatttatattctaagttatatacgttgcatattcatgttttaagataataaagtacttagaaccatttttgttttgtaatttttttttaatttaacgaaaaatatagtagggaaaattgtttgggaatgtatgggaaagtagggaactttttttgtccttgtagggtaaaccgaaaattttccctggcaacattgactatgagcaatagtcagattgacacaaagcacccatagacatgaaacccttaattttcttaaatatgcaactgcgatttatctcccagacctatatgttaccccacaaatgcttatgattactaattctgtaatggtggtttagggtatgatatagtctgccccgcccgactttctactttacttacttgtttaagctTAAGAAGAATTTTTCCTTAAAAGGAAATAAAGATGAATCAAACCAATCGTTGCATTTGTGtcctaatttaataaaaaaaccgtatgagacaaaaattataaacttattttaaagaatttttttttcctaaaatttaggttgcataatcttagatatctcgtaaatattttttgcagtgtaatacccttcatttttatttcatttacttACAAATCTGTTAGAAATATGtacataaattgattttttcgaaATGCAATTCAAATAATCAAACatttgctctctctctctcatttcAGTACCCGTTTATTCTATTGGACAACAAAATGGCTTCCATAATGGCATCCGGTGGGTTGCCCATTAAAATGCAATGTTCGCCATTTGCCAACAATACGAACaagaacagcagcagcagcagcagcaataaCAGAAATAACTCTGAAagcattttcgaaaattttaacgaaactttagcCAAATTGCAAAATAACAACGATGAGACCGCCAATGCAGAAAACAGCATTGCAACAAAATGAGGCAAATCGTTTGCAACAGCATCAgcatcagcagcagcaacaacaacaatctgTACATCTCATATCACATAAGCAtttacaacaacagcagcagcaacaacaacaacaacaattaccatTGCAGACAATAgtcaaagcaacaacaacaacaataaccagCACTGATTCTATCAATGACGATATTCTCTACGAACAACATAACAGTCAGAATAGCCTCCTGCTGACCACGGTGCCAACAACACCATCTATAGCCAATACAATTGGCCATAAATCAAAATTGGAACAACGTGAATTACTTGTGGAGAATCATTTGAATAACGCCTGTTTCGCCCAagtgcatcatcatcatcatccaatAGTTCCGCCTCAACCACAGCGCAAGCAACAGCAACCTCAGCAAATTGCCACCACACAGCTTTTACAAAATCAGCAACAATTGCCAACAAGCGATACAACCACGCTATTGTACAACGACCTATATCAGCAACAGCAAGAACCTCCTAAACTTGTCTATCGCCCACCCAGGCCCACAACTCTGGTGAATCGTTACGGAAACCTAGATAACAATAGCTCAGGTGTGAAACTATTTGATCTCATTAGCACCTCGCCACCACCAAGCAGTCAGGGCCAGAGGATAACGGAATCGAATACTGCCGATGTATTGCTGCCCAGTCTAGAGACCAACACAGGCCATCCTAGTAAACAGCTGCAACAGCAGCAACGTTACTCCTATGTTAGCCAATATTCACGTTCATCATCCAGTGATGACAGCAGTAGCCTTAGTCTAAGCACTGCATGTGGCAGCCTACCAGGAGCAACAACTACAGTTGGTGTCACCAATACCCCAGGCAGGCAACATAGCAGTCTCTATAGTTCATACAATAATACCTTCGATGATGCTgctgaaaatttcatcataaATTTTCCAGCTGATACCACCACAGCCAACAACCATCAAACACCAGATCCCATTTTGCCACAATCTACAGCAAACCTTAACGAAATAGAACCAGTGCCACCACCAGCACCAGCTTCCACAGTAGGCCACCGTAGCAGTGGTGAGTTGTATAACTACTGTTTGCCGTTATCGGAAACCGAGCCATTGCTAACGAATATCGAGGCCACGGTTAAGGATAAACAACGTTCCATTTATTTACACAAGAATAGTGCATCGcttatttttaccaaaaaggaTTTGAAGGCCCATAATCAGGCTCCTAGAACGCCCACCAATACAACACAAACAACATAtcagcaacaacagcagcaatttAATTTCCAATCGAAAACCAATAATAACGGTAATGTTCCCTTGGGATCATTGACCTCGGTCACAGGATCGACTAACAACATTAGAGCCTCCAATCGGCAAACTGGCCCTGCTCCTCTGGGACACCAACAGCAACATTCCACTTTGCGTTCCTTCTCCGAGGAAAATTACAAACGCAAACCCACTAAGCATTTACCGGCCACATATCATCAGCAACATCGTCGCAGTTTACAGCTTAATTACAACAATAATCTTGTGACTACATCTACTTGTGGTGTCCTGGCCAATAATAACCATCACCATAGCCATTGCTGTAATACCCCAGGCAATCCTTTTAGCTCTGGTGACTTGCCAGCTAAATCTGCTGTGCTACACCGCCATAACCACCACAGTAGTAATCAAAACTATCCAAAGCAGGACCATACAACTTCACAGTATCCAGGAAAATTGCATTCTAAAccccagcagcagcagcagcagcaacagcaccAACCACCACCTGCTACCACGCATAGTAATTCCAATAGTTCTGTGGCCAACAACACGGCATCTGCTACACGTAAACAGTACGCGTACTCTTGGTACGCTCCCGTCTATAGTGCACTTGAGGAGGAGCTAGAACACGATTCTAGGGTGAGTTGAACCTTTTATTGTTCTGTTTCTGTTATAGAATTTTGCTGAACTTAAGGAAGCTTTAATTTTGGTAAACTGCTTGAGCAATGGATAAGAGGGCCAAGTGTGAATTGTCTATAGTCAAAAAGTtgaattattaagtttttcaaaatgtggaaacgtcgaaacatttttcaaaaaatttctttttcgccGTTTGCAAAGATTGGCAAATTTAGTCGTTTGTAGATGACGATCTTTGGGCCTTCTCGAAAATTAGAATATTGAAAGTTATCGACTATTCCAAAATCAGGATCATATTTATTGACTTTTTCGACATTCAACTTTTGCGATTatttaaaaatcgaattttgttgtCGCGTCTAATAGATTGATTGTCCGAATTAGAAGAACCACATTAAAGAGAGGACTGAGAAAGCCTACAGATGTTCGACACTGCGCAAAAGGACGGTGGCGTCTCTATGGACGCTGAATCCAAAGGCCCCATTCGCCCTGACATATGCATTGATTGTCTGGTGGACATCAATGGAGAGGAAAtgcaacaatgaaattttacaacagGTCCAACGGATATCACAGAGAGGTCTGAGAAAATCTACAGATAATGGACACTATGCAGAAGGACGGTAGGTTCTAAATGGATCCAGAATCCAAAGTTCCCATTCACCATGACATACGTGTCGATAGTCTGGTAGACATGAATGGACAGGAAGTGcaacatagaaattttacattagGTCCAACGGACATCAAAGAGAGGACTGTGAAAGCCTAGAGAGGACTGAGAAATCCCAGAGAGGACTGAGGAAGTCTACAGATGTTGGACACTGTGCAAAAGGGCGGTGGCCTCTAAATGGATCCTTAATTCAAAGGCCCCATTCACCCTTACATACGCGTCGAGAGTCTGATGGACATGAATAGAGAGGAAGTGCTGCATAGAAATTTCGCAACTGGTCCAACGGACATGTTGTCTTGACATAACTTGGGCAATGTAAACCACTTCAACCAGAACCTTAGGCTAGGTTAGTTATAGTAGCTGTCCGATGTTTCAagctcacgtagactattcagtccattgtgataccacagtgatgaacttctctctacccgattctatgttaagtttaatgacaagagacctccttttgtagccaagtccgaacggtgttccacattgcggtgaatccacttagagaagcactcagaaatatcaccagcattgctgagaggGGCTAATCCGCTgctgagaaactttttggtgcAAATGAATGCAAAAAAGTTTGAAGGCAGAAGAAAGATCAACGAATAATCGAAATACGGTAGGATTCGCATCATATGAATGCCGCGCCATGTACGTAAGGCAAATGAACTAGCGATAAGAGCTAGGACATATAGGAGAGTGAACTTAGAGAACAAAGCCGCGATCCGTGTTGAATGAGTGGGCACCGGAGACAGTTAAAGCGATGCAAACCAATTGAACTGTCGAAAGGACAACGACAATTCTATGGGATAACCCAaacaagaacaagtatatacggccgtaagttcggccaggccgaagcttatgtaccctccaccatggactgcgtagaaacttctactgaagactgtcatccacaatggaattacttgggttgcggtaacacttgccgatgtcaagatatcttaaaacttcctaacaccgtaataaagggtgattcttttgaggttaggattttcatgcattagtatttgacagatcacgtgggatttcagacatggtgtcaaagagaaagatgctcagtatgctttgacatttcatcatgaatagacttactaacgagccacaacgtcgaattttcagtgaatgggccctagaaaagttggcagaaaatccgcttttttatcgacaaattttgttcagcgatgaggctcatttctggttgaatggctacgtaaataagcaaaattgccgcatttggagtgaagagcaaccagaagccgttcaagaactgcccatgcatcccgaaaaatgcactgtttggtgtggtttgtacgctggtggaatcattggaccgtattttttcaaagatgctgttggacgcaacgttacggtgaatggcgatcgctatcgttcgatgctaacaaactttttgttgccaaaaatggaagaactgaacttggttgacatgtggtttcaacaagatggcgctacatgccacacagctcgcgattctatggccattttgagggaaaacttcggagaacaattcatctcaagaaatggaccggtaagttggccaccaagatcatgcgatttgacgcctttagactattttttgtggggctacgtcaagtctaaagtctacagaaataagccagcaactattccagctttggaagacaacatttccgaagaaattcgggctattccggccgaaatgctcgaaaaagttgcccaaaattggactttccgaatggaccacctaagacgcagccgcggtcaacatttaaatgaaattatcttcaaaaagtaaatgtcatggaccaatctaacgtttcaaataaagaaccgatgagattttgcaaattttatgcgttttttttttttaaaaaaagttatcaagctcttaacaaatcaccctttatataccacatagtccatacgtggtatatattaaactaaaaaaggccgattaaatacgtatataattaagtttaaagtttcaatagaaataaaattttggcaaaactttctatataaataaaattttgacaaaattttctatagaaataaaattttgacaaaattttctatagaaataaaattttgacaaaattttctataataataaaattttgacaaaattatctatagaaataccattttgacaatgttttctataaaattaaaattttggtagattatttttgtctcgagtggcaaccatgattatgaaccgatgtcatatgctgacaccatgtaccaaatttcaaccggatccgatgaaatgtgcttctcttagaggctccgcaagccaaatctggggatcgatttatatgggggctatatataattatggaccgatatggaccaattcctgcacggttgttggataccatatactaacaccacgtaccaaatttcaaccggatcggatgaattttgctcctctaagaggctccggagttcaaatctgaggatcggtttatatgggggctatatataattatggaccgatatggaccaatttttccatggttgttagagaccatatactaacaccatgtaccaaatttcaggcagatcggatgaaatttccttctcttagagcaatcgcaagccaaatttgggggtacgtttatatgggggctatacgtaaaagtggactgatatggaccaatttttgcatggttcttagagaccatatactaacaccatgtaccaaatttcagccggatcggatgaaatttgcttctcttagagcaatcacaagccaaatttgggggtccgtttatatgggggctatacgtaaacgtggaccgatatggcccatttgcaataccatccgacctacatcaataacaactacttgtgccaagtttcaagtcgatagcttatttcgttcggaagttagcgtgatttcaacagacggacggacggacatgctcagatcgactcagaatttcaccacgacccagaatataaatacttgatggggtcttagagcaatatttcaatgtgttacaaacggaatgacaaagttaatatacccccatcctatggtggagggtataaaaagtctggAGAACTACTCATGGCGAGTAGGACTACAGAGTGGGTGACCCAGACAAGAAAAAGTCTGTCTTTGTCACTGTCTTGCCTGGCCTTTACCAGGCAAAGAGTATCTGTCTTTGAAAATTGGGACCCTAGAACagataccagagggaaataaCTGTTAGGCAACGGATCAAAAATGGGTGATAGGACGTATCTGGGTGTATATATGGAGGACCCAGACACCAAGATCCTATTCTCATTACCGAACCACAGCACTATCTTGCAGGCAGAAGTGCGTGCCATAACGGAATATGTTGGTTGGCTCGCAAATAACACGAGGCAACAAAACGTGAACCTCTGCACAGATCACCAGAGGACGGCATTACGATTCGATCACGAATCTTATTAGAATGCAAAAAAATGAACACCGAACGAATACTCGGAGTACGGAAGGATCCGCATCATATGGGTGCCGGGAAATGACAGAATAAGAGGAATCGTAAAAGGGAAATGAATTGAAGCTAGGGTACATAGCGAAATGAACCTAGAATGAACCAGCCTATAGAGTCATACGAGCCGAGTTGGCTGAATGGACTGGGAGACAcataaagcgatgtggaccaatgcaatGGTCGGATGGACCAGGAAAACACTATAGGGGACATAGACAAGAAAAAGTCTGAAGAAATACTCACGGAGAATAGGACCACAGTCAGGAGGACAGTTGAAGTAATGACCGGGCACCTAGAATTGAGAACACATCTGTGCCGAATAGAAGCAGCAGAGGATGTGCATGTAAGGCATGTCTTGAGGATGAAGGAAGACGAAAATACTAATGGGTGACGCAGAGAGGAAAAAGTCTGGTAAACTACTCACGGAAAGTGGGACGACAGTCAGAAGGACCGTGGGAATAATGACCGGGAACTTAGAATTGAGGTTCATGTAGACCGGGTTTTGAGGATGATGAAGATGAGAATACTACCATTGTCACATCGCTTTAGTGGGCGAAGAGTTAACCGTACCGGTGAAAAGGTGATTCAGGACCTGGCCCAGCTTGGAAACAGGAACTGGAAATAATTTAGGCAATTCGATACAGACGCAGATATTCTGAATTGAAGACGAGTACGATGGAAAGAACGATAGAAGCAAAAGAAGTCCCATAAGTCAAATCGGGCAATGTGGAGGCTACacgaaacattgaccgatacacgCCATGGACTTAGACTACCTCTAattttccaatatcaggcaaatcggatagaataaACGGGTTTCTACAAActcaaatcgggatatcggtctatatatggactataccaaaacataggccGATACATATCATTCACGACAcatatatttgtggtcctaaagtaTATctagatttcaaacaaatcggataaaaattatagTTTCGAAAAGCCCTGTGTCCTAAATCGGGTATCGTTTTATATAaggctatataaaaacttcgGCCGCCATAGGCCATCTTCGAACATGACATGCTTGCAAACAAAAAGAatctgtaccaaaattcaaagcGATAgtaccattattgaaggctgtagcgtattTACCACtgaaagacagacggacatggttatatcgtcttagaatttctccctgatcaataatatgTATACTTCATATAGTCGGAAACCGACATTTCAATGTGTATCAAACGaattgacaaacttattatacccccatcaccgttctatgatggtgggtataaagagAAATTATATCTGTTGCGAAAATAATTATCCCCGTGTTTTTTGTTCTCTTTTCCAGGATTCCTCGCCAATCCACAATCTGGCCAATACAAAGAAACAAAACATCCATCAATATCATCACCATCGAACTTTAGATCTCAATTCATCACTAACAGCACCGGCAAGTGATACAGAACGAGAGGCTTTATTGGAAACGCGTAACAACATCAACATTCAGTCCCATTTGGGTATTCCGGTGGTAAATCCACTCAAACGAGACAGCAAACAGCTCAATCCCTCTAAATTAGCTCTACAGCACTCAAGGAATTCCTCATCCAAGGGTAGCCTACAAACTATCAAAGGCTTTGGACTTAACGGTACAGGGAGTGGTGGAGGTGGGGGTGACATTGCCCCTATTGAGGGTTTCGGCAACTATGATTTGGAGGGCCCTCATGCAGGCTCTTTGGGGCTTGCAGGGGGCCAAAGACCTAGAGGAATAcctattgttaatttttttaaatctttggtGGGTCTTCGACCTTcagctacacagaaaaatgcAAATGGCGATACATTTCAGCCACCTGCAAGTGGTGATAGGGAAAAGGGTAATACTAACCAAATACCCTCGTCCCCAGAGATCACAATTACTCGCACACCCTCGGAACAAAATATGGTGGTTATGCGAGATTCCCAGGGACGCCATCAAAGCGATTACAATGTGGTCTATAGCAGCCGTGAGAAGTTAGCGAATACGCAAGGCGACCATAGGCCCATACAGTCGGGAGGCAGTACCTCATCGCTGAATGTTATGCAACAAAAGTTGTGGAATATTGTGAGACGGGAGGGAAGTGCTATAAGCCTGAATCAGGAGAAATCCCAATCCATTGTTCACTNNNNNNNNNNNNNNNNNNNNNNNNNNNNNNNNNNNNNNNNNNNNNNNNNNNNNNNNNNNNNNNNNNNNNNNNNNNNNNNNNNNNNNNNNNNNNNNNNNNNAATCCATTGTTCACTATACGGGTCTGAGGAAATGCGAAACAGTCATAGCTTTAACACGGCAAACCAACACCACACCCTGTTCACCCACCCTGGGTCCAGGCCATGCTGGTTCAGGATCAACCTATTCGCAACAGCATTTGTCGCATGGCACAGGCAGTGGGA
Encoded here:
- the LOC142238121 gene encoding uncharacterized protein LOC142238121 — encoded protein: MRPPMQKTALQQNEANRLQQHQHQQQQQQQSVHLISHKHLQQQQQQQQQQQLPLQTIVKATTTTITSTDSINDDILYEQHNSQNSLLLTTVPTTPSIANTIGHKSKLEQRELLVENHLNNACFAQVHHHHHPIVPPQPQRKQQQPQQIATTQLLQNQQQLPTSDTTTLLYNDLYQQQQEPPKLVYRPPRPTTLVNRYGNLDNNSSGVKLFDLISTSPPPSSQGQRITESNTADVLLPSLETNTGHPSKQLQQQQRYSYVSQYSRSSSSDDSSSLSLSTACGSLPGATTTVGVTNTPGRQHSSLYSSYNNTFDDAAENFIINFPADTTTANNHQTPDPILPQSTANLNEIEPVPPPAPASTVGHRSSGELYNYCLPLSETEPLLTNIEATVKDKQRSIYLHKNSASLIFTKKDLKAHNQAPRTPTNTTQTTYQQQQQQFNFQSKTNNNGNVPLGSLTSVTGSTNNIRASNRQTGPAPLGHQQQHSTLRSFSEENYKRKPTKHLPATYHQQHRRSLQLNYNNNLVTTSTCGVLANNNHHHSHCCNTPGNPFSSGDLPAKSAVLHRHNHHSSNQNYPKQDHTTSQYPGKLHSKPQQQQQQQQHQPPPATTHSNSNSSVANNTASATRKQYAYSWYAPVYSALEEELEHDSRDSSPIHNLANTKKQNIHQYHHHRTLDLNSSLTAPASDTEREALLETRNNINIQSHLGIPVVNPLKRDSKQLNPSKLALQHSRNSSSKGSLQTIKGFGLNGTGSGGGGGDIAPIEGFGNYDLEGPHAGSLGLAGGQRPRGIPIVNFFKSLVGLRPSATQKNANGDTFQPPASGDREKGNTNQIPSSPEITITRTPSEQNMVVMRDSQGRHQSDYNVVYSSREKLANTQGDHRPIQSGGSTSSLNVMQQKLWNIVRREGSAISLNQEKSQSIVHYTGLRKCETVIALTRQTNTTPCSPTLGPGHAGSGSTYSQQHLSHGTGSGIFSASGVEQIRPLNRLRNSVSSMNNTCSRCSSLLSLAASSSRFSLNSAMGNPHPYHQHQPSQHPTSTTTTSTMPTTHFSHYQRNPSNVSSSNLSSTYGHSRDGSIEAGGLHFAVKRNSRTLSLSNPSAVIASQRNSNSIAGSRTPSLTSPTIIQPPMSPTENSLAPPSPSQSTLVVSLVSRDDTNFAMEKTLSTVKESMTNIANTNDQDIVDATTTRRGGEGGNVIDGGMASNNKCSTTNGTSSSISNSNASLLAIPETQASSSTRETITPTILQCLITTNSSSSVSVAPASRPFELFTCKLCLIDVEDGSNCTVLHQCGCQFCTECMKAYVEFEISEGAYEISCPDAQCPEQGAMTLPEIAMLTTTNLMKKHHRYRLNREIELDKTRTWCPRAGCETVCLIGSTISSAPADVAPSTSSSAAAASTNASTLSPSSIGGVGDVATSSNTPMLCAVQCPSCKDEFCSACKKTWHPNITCEEHSRRLAADGQDDIGIPFDNDLIKCCPMCAVPIEKDEGCAQMMCKRCKHVFCWYCLASLDDDFLLRHYDKGPCKNKLGHSRASVVWHRAQVIGIFAGFGILLLVASPLLLLAAPCIICCKCRSCSGSKIDEGDVDMDEATALQSLN